Within Rissa tridactyla isolate bRisTri1 chromosome 4, bRisTri1.patW.cur.20221130, whole genome shotgun sequence, the genomic segment ACATCCAATAGCTGTTGGGAAAGCTAAGGCAGGACTGACGTTTTTCAGCCAGTGATTCAGTAAAAAGGAGCTGTGGGAGATAGGCcacaaaagccaccaaaaaaaaaacccaccaagattGCTGTCGTTCCcataaagtgtttttaaaaggttaaagTAAGTACtactatttatttttagttaCATATGAATGAAGCTTAAAGTTCCTTTTAAGTGTTACACGCAAGCCACCATGTAAGTCTGCCGACCAAAGTAACCTGATGTACAAACATGCTTTCATCGTCACGTAAGTGTAGAAATAGTAATTTGTTCTGCAAGAGCTATGATGACTAAACAGCAGAATCTCCCTTTACAGCAGAGTTAGGTGATTTGTTGCTTTTGCAACACTGTTAAGACATTCATTTCTCTGCTTACTGTTGAAGAACTTAACTCTTCTTCCTACTGGACATTCAGAGGAAGAACAAGGTTGGTTGTCAGCCCCAGCTAATAAAGTGATGTGTGCTGTGCTAGTGGTACTTGAGGGGCACTTCCTTTTTCTTGGAAACAATATAAATTCTCCTCTTTATGAAAGCTCATTGATCATACAGATGATTTCAGTCAACAGACCTCAGTTGCTTGCAGAACCAAAATCTTTTAATAATTTCAGTGCAAGCAGTTTTTCTTGGCATTAAGCGTGTATATTTAACGCGAACATTTGCTTGGTAAGGAACAGAAATAATACTGGCATACTGTTTAGAATCGGTAACAAATACAAGTAACCAGACAGGTGCAAGTAACTGTAGACTTTTACAATTCTGACTGGGACAGAAGAACTTTTTCTGGTAGTTTACTGCATGAGCAGGTAgagttttgcaaaacaaaatctttGGCTTCTGTTTgaagatgtaaatatttttaatttttaaaaaaagggtgggggaagCCTTTTCTCAACACAGAAGATTTCTGACTGTCCCTGAGATAGTCCTTCATTAGTTTGCAATAATTAGTCCTGtgatttaaagacatttttgGTAGCTGAGCATGAATTGAAATGACGGGCTGAAGATCAAAGACTTGAATGTCTGAATGAAAGAATCTCGCAGCCTTCCAGATAAGTAGGAGGCGGTGTGAAGAGTGAGGACTTGTGCCGTGCGTCTCGTCAAAGTGGGGAGCTGCTTCATTCTGTGTGTGCCAGGCCAAGGGGGTTCCGAGCAGGTGCTGACCTGGTCCCGTAGGGAGCTCTCCTTTCTGATTGCAGAAAATGGGGAGTTAAGTGCATCTTTCCCAGTGCTGCCGCCCAGATgaatttgtgatttttgttttgcagaattAATTTTAACATTCTACTGTTGTTCCCTCTAGAAAGACAACAAAGTTGCTGCAtagtctacaagaaagctgaaaCCGGGTGAACGTCTAGATCTTCTTGATCCAGAGAATTAGTTTCAGTCTCTGCAAAGAATGAAGTTAATTTGCTGTATACTTGTCACCAGCACTGGGATTTAACTATTTAATTTCAAAGGGGTGTAATGCAGTTACTTTTGAAAAATGGCCATCTTTGAAAACAGTGAGCATTAAATATATTTGAGACAGAAGGATAAGTAATTTCTTATGTATAGTTAATTATAAAGCAGTACTTCGATGGAGTTTAAGTATTTTTTCATCACTGAAAGGATTTTTCTTATTACTAAACTGTATTTGATAATTGCTTCAAGTTGTAAGGACAATTGTATGCAGAAGGCCGTCGATACTGTGAGTGTTTTGATCCACTGAAGGTTGTTTTTTGGAAATCCTGTAATATCCCTTTTGAGATAGTTGTACTTTTATCAACTAGGGTGCTGGACAGTAGGAAAACTTGCTTTGTCAGACAAATATGTACACACAGTAAATACTGTTTCTTAGGCAAAGGAAACTTTTTATATAGTTGTAAAATTCCATTATATCCCATTGCCAAAGAAACATTACAGACTTTGTATAGCTGTATAAAAAGCAactaattttttaaagaataaacatttttaagtCGGCAAACATACTGTGTTATTGCAAAAGTTGATATGCTGAAGAACACTgaattagttgggtttttttctttagcagcttTTCAGGCTTAAATGTTTGATTTTATATTTGGACTATAATGAAGATTTGAAAACGTTCTTCCATTACATGAAACTGGATACACTCTTCACTTCTCTTGCAAGACTTTGATTTTGTAGTTTCTGGCATATCACAGGATTTGACCAAATTAAGGAGATATTTtgaaataaggagaaaataaattttcgTATGTCAAAACTTGCAATTAATTTTACTTAGTgataaatattaactttttttaataatggaCCAGGCACATGAGTTAGTGAATCTCCTGAAATGCCTGGGACAAAAGTATGTCTCCATTTGTCAATTCTTGAAATGTTAACTTTGTTGTAATACCTGTAGGCATAAGCGATTTAAAGAATTCTTAGTGTTTGAAGTTGTTTGCATTTTGATAGACCATAGCTTGGAGACAGTGTGACTCTGGTTCTCAGACCGTGAATTCACAAATGACATAGTATGGACTTTTTGCCAATTCTGAATGACTAGTTACAACTTTTTTTGATAATGCTGAAATAGAAACCTGGTCATTTGTGTCTGTATATGTATATGAAGGCCACAGGAATAAAGGGATCCAAAGATTAAAACGTTTTGATCTaatttgctgatttattttttattttttactttatcttCAAAATGTTCAGTGGTGATGAAGATGTGGAAAACTGCACTGTTGGAAAATCGGAATATTTAAAAGTGGTTGATAGAATCTTAATTTTATAACTTTTGTATAGCACTACAAGGAAGTATTTTGTAATTGGTTTCCTTATTAAGGTCAAGTAGAAGTTAGGTAATATTGTTTAGTAATGTTTTTTGCATGTTAACAACACTGCCTTTTGGGATCCACCAATCATGACTCTGAACCGCTGTCGGGGTGTTTGACCGTAGAGGCGAGTTATTACAATAACTCTGTAATACTGTACGAGGTGTCCTAGGCTTTATTTAAAACACCGGTGAATTTGTAAATACCCAGGAGGGATGCCCTCAGGGGAGGCCTTTCCCTGCGGGGAGGGGGATGGACGAGGCGGGTGCCTGGGAACCAGCACCTTGTGTACCTCGCTCCACCAAAGCGAGggttgctctctcttttttttttttttttttattttaaaccagaatAAACCGTTCAATAAAATCAGTCTTTTTGACGTTATTTCGATGCTTCTGGGGCACGTTTAGTCCCGCCCGGGCACGGGCGGGACTAAACGTGCTGAGGGGACGGTTCCCGTCAGTCGTTGCGCGGGCCGCCATGTCGGTGGCCTTCGTGCCGGAGCGGCTGCGCGGGAAGGCTGAAGTGAACCAGGAGACGCTGCAGCGGGTGAGCGCGGGCGTGAGGAGGGGGGCGGCGGTGGTATGAGCCCTTTCCCGGCTGAGGTAAAGCCAGGCGGGCGGTGGAGCGGGCCCCTCTCCCGGTTCGCTGAGGTAAAGCGGGGGCGGTGATGGCGGAGGTACGGGGCCCTTCTCCCGGCTCGGCTGAGGTAAATCCGGCCGGGCGTGAGGCGGGCGGTGACGGCGCGCTCCTGTGCCCTAGTTGCTGGAGGAGAACGACCAGTTGATCCGGTGCATCGTGGAGTACCAGAGCAAGGGCCGGGCCACCGACTGTGTGCAGTAAGTGAATCCCCGCGGGCGGGCTCCCACCCCGGCCTGGCCACTCGCCTCCTCCTCCGGGCCAAGGCGGAAGCCCGAGCGCCTCACAGTCCCCAGGTCCCTGACGAGAGTGAGAGGCTGTTCCTGCTCTCCAGAGGTTTCCTGCCGCTGAAGAAAATGCGGTTATAGTTCTTATTTACACAGACCTGTAAAGCAAAAGTGCCGTATTCTGTATAGAATAATGCCTGCCTGTTTTTGTCAAGGTTTTAGTTCTGTGTTAATATGGAAACCAGCTCTGTTGGGCAGGCTTTTCTTGCCCCCGCCCCCGTGCCTGTAAAGCGCAGAGTGGTGTTTAGAGCCGAGCGAGGCATCCAGCCCGTGTCCCTGCCACAGCTCCGCTCTCAAACCGGCTGACAGACGGGCTGGCAGCCACGTCCgagccggggctgtgctggctgcagcgTCCGACCAGCCTGGCAGCGGGGCTCTGCCATCTCCCACCCCTGGGCTGCTCTCCGGCATTGCTGCAGCTTTTCAGTGTTGATCATACAAAGATCTCAAGCTGCATGTTTACTGTCAAAGTTGGTAAGTAGAAGGTACTTGGTAGAGTGCAGTTCAGTGCAGTATACTGGGCTTTAGATCAAAAACAGGATAGAAGGTGTTTGCCctgaaattttttaaattattaatttttttttacctttccctAACAGCAAATATTGATCAGATTACAAAAGTGACTGTTAAAGTGTGAGTAGTTTGCTAGAAAAGCACACACTTCCCAGATAATGTGTTTCTTCCTCTCACAGGTACCAGCATATCCTGCATAGAAACCTCATTTATTTAGCTACAATTGCTGATGCGACGCCACCCAGCACACAGAAGACTGTAGACTGACCGCGTGCCTGGACACGAGCAGTGATGCTTTAAGAATGTGTAGAAATACTTAAGAGTCCCACTTTGAGAGCTGAGAAGGTGTGGGCTTGAAAGGCAGGTAAAAAGTCATCCATACTTGCCAGGTTTTTTTACCCATTACTATAAGCATAATTTAAGGGTGATAATTATCATACTCCCTGTTCCTCTCTGAAAAACTCCACGTAGTGTACTTCGGAAAATAGCCCCGTTGTTGGGACAGTGCTACCAGACGCCTTTGGAGGACTTGCAGCCTCACTGAAGCAGAGACTGTTTCATGATGGAGGTTATACAATAGCAGCGTGAGCACTTGGCTAGGTAACATCTCTCTAACTAACAACTAACTCCAGCGTGACAAAGTCAGGCATACATTGCCATATATATAAGCAGTAGACTGCCTTGTATCTTGTATTGTAGGAATTGTGCTTAATAAACTAAAgatgttctttttaaattatagtaTATTCTGGATTAACGTAACGTTAACAAGGGAGCAGCTCAGTGATTTAGTGAAACAGAAATGTGAACTTTTCTAGGAAGGATGGGACCATTGTATAACTTAGAGCAATTAAGTGCAAGGGAGAAATGAAGCCTTTATTCCCCTGAGAGAAGGCTGCGTATTTGCCCTATTGTGTCAAGACTTCGTGCTTGAAGTGTGCTGTACTGCAGACTCTGTAACCAAGTAAATTCTTGCATAATCAACATGGATTCATATGCTTCCTGGGTATTTGTCAACATCTATGGTCAGCTGCGTACTGGTGTACTCTTACCCAGAAAGAGTACAGCTTGCTTGCACACCTCAGTGGCATAATTAGCATAAGCTAAACTAATAGTTCGGTCAGGGATGGGGGAGGAGTTTACTTTTCGCTCACTCCCATCACAGCTATTTAATCTGGTTGCTAAAAATTGAAGTCACTTCAATGGCAATGTCCATCTGCACTACCAGTTCAAAGACACTGCTAGGGCTTTTTCTATCTTGTGTTCTTCATGCAATCTACTTGAAGAAGTAGCCGTACAGATGCTTCAGACTGTACAGTGCATAACGTTCATTTTTATAGGATGAGTCAGTAAGTAGGCAGTTGACAATTTTCAAACTGTTAAATAATCCCATGTTAATGAAATAAGATCTTTGTTTACAAACCAAAGTTACAGTTTAAGGTGCTGCTCATTTTCAGCAAGGTGCATATTTTAAACAGGTATGACCTATTAAATGTATATCTTTAATAAAGCAAATAGTTTACTTTTACagaagctttaaaatacaaaatgtacaGTTCCAGTTCAGAAGCATTAGCTATTCACAAGGAGCACTGCAATAAGGGTAAGTTAACTAAGCACCAAACCCTTGCACTTGGCAGTGTAAGTGAAGTTTAATGGCAAGACTCGTTTGCCAAGTGCAACAATTCTTAAAATTACCAGTGTTCAGAACAATCGGAAGCAAAGGACAGAGTAGCACCTACGTGGTCAAAATGCAGACAAACTTTCTTCGTTTTCACAATTCACTTATGTAGGTCCAGAAACTTGCCAGCATTTGTAATTATGGATAAACTGCAAAACCTATAGCAATAATTTTGGCACTTGTTAGAAAAAGTtcaaaatgaagtgttttcattAACTTCCATTTTGGTCTTAGTATGAATAACCAGTAAGTACAACCAAATTTAGGATTTAATATTAGATCTAAATGACAAGATTTAGGAAACTCAAAACCATTCATCAAGTTAAATAACCACTAACATTTTCAGCAGAGGGTTTTAAAAATTATAGTAGTACAGACCATTAACAATTTACAGACAGAAGCCACACTGATTGTGCAAAGCACATTACTGTAAAAAGTCTATGTACAGCAAACAAATCTTTGTAAACATGGTAAGTATGAAGTTTCAGAAAACATGGTGACAATATCATAAATACAGGCAACATTGGCATCCTCAAACAGCACAAAAGGTAACAATCTGGGCCTGCAAATACAGCCCGTCACCATACAAACAAAAAAGGTGGATGGGTTTGAAATACCCAAATGTTTAATAGTTTTAGTGTTGtgtatactttatatatatatatataacgtatttatttttttggtatctTTAGGTATAGATGTACTTAGTTtgtagaaacaaaaccaacaaatgtGCTTTATCTTCATTGAAAAATTATGTAGTTAGAACTAATAACCCATTTTACTAGTAGTTAACATATTAGAATGATATGacttaagaaaaatacaaaaataagattAATACTGTCAAAACTCTTATACCAGAAAATATTGTGGTTTTTAGACTCTTTCAAAGATGAAATATGAAAATTTAAATAAGCTCTAACTATATAAAGAATCTTCTGTAATCTCAATTACTATACAGTGGGATAGCTATACATATATTTACCATTGTTCTTCAGTTTTTAAGCACCAGTCACTCTCCCGCATCCACTTTGGTTGGAAGATTATTCCTAATTCCACAGGTTCACTTAATGGCACATATTGACTGCAAATAATTactttatccttttaaaaaaaataacgttCTTTTAACTAACTGCTACCCCACATTTCAGTTTAGTATCTTCTGAGCCAGCTCACAATTTTTCATCAACTGTAGCATCTGAAATAAGACTTTAAATATACGCAAGTAGTCTTTTAGGCTGTACTTTCACACGCTTAAGGAGCACTGTGTGGATAATGCCTTTGGCCAAATGAAGCAGTAAGAAATGGTATATTTATTTGCAAACCGGTGTCCTCTTATCCACACAGATGCCACCTACTTCAAGCAGCTCAGGTAAATTTGTGACGCGAGGTTGAACGGATCTGCTGATCTTTGCTTAGAGTAAGGAAACTACCACGAAACTCGATTTCCCAACTGTTTCTGCAGGTTTTGTAACAAACTCGTGTGGCACACGAAAAGCTGCTGTtgcacttcattttaaaaaaagctgcccCCAGGCCGTTTATGGAGAATACAAAGGTTTTACAGCTCGTCCGTTATAAATTTAAACACAGTGTTGAGCAAAGTGACCACTATATATTTGCTTCAACATATTCGATGTGTTTCAGTAAGATGTTTAACTATAAATCTATATGAAAAATAGCTATAAAATACAGTGTTTCTTGTATGGTAGTCCTTCagcagttcttttaaaaaaaaaaagttgtgaaagtAAAGGcaatatacacatttttaaaagcatttctacaTCACAGTTTTGGGCTGTTTCATGTACATCAAACAAACATATCGGCCATATTTGCTCAGCACTGTACGTCAGAATTCAAGAGCTTGTATATCTCACCCCAACACCCTCAATTCCCTATTTCATGAGATAAACAGGATATAGCCAATACACAATTGTGAGACCAAGCGTACATCATTTCCGTTTGGCCCTGTGCTGCGTTTTCCGCTACGCAAAGCCACTAGTACTGATGCAGGTAAGACGGTCTGCGTTCATGCTTCACTGGGAAGGATTTAAAGCCCTTGTTGATCTGTTtgtgctgggaaggctgctgttgcgactgctgctgctgcgcgTAGGCGAAGTTGGAGGCAATTCCTGCTGCTGGGGCGCAGTCGCCGGCTGCTGCCCAGAccggggactggagcatctgcaTGGTGTCGCTCCACTGGCTGGCGGGGCTGCCCAGCGGGTACAGAGAGCTGCTCTGGCCGGGCAGCGCGCCGGGGACCGAGGACGCGTGCTGCCAGGGTGCCTTCGGAGgccaggttttggttttgttatcctgacaaaacagaagcagttggggggctttttgtttgtttgaatacCAAAACACCTCTTTTTTGAGACAATACTTAACACAGCATCTTATCCCTCCTTAAGacatttgcagaaaattaatttacatttgaaaGCAGAATTGATGCCTTTATATAGCACTCTCAATTCTTAGAATATCTGCCTATTGAAGAATTTTTCTTATTTACTTCAGCACATTTGCTTGACACATAGTAACCCCGCTCTACAGCAAGAT encodes:
- the SS18L2 gene encoding SS18-like protein 2; protein product: MSVAFVPERLRGKAEVNQETLQRLLEENDQLIRCIVEYQSKGRATDCVQYQHILHRNLIYLATIADATPPSTQKTVD